A segment of the Caretta caretta isolate rCarCar2 chromosome 13, rCarCar1.hap1, whole genome shotgun sequence genome:
GTTTATTATACTGGGTTTTTCTAATCTCCCGCATATGGAGCGCCTTCTCTTTCTGTTGTTCATAAGTATTTATTTAATCACAATGCTGGGCAACATCCTCATCCTCATCTTTATAAATGTGGAGCCAgcccttcacacccccatgtacttcttccacAGGAACTTGTCCTTCCTGGAGATCTGCTACACCTCTGTCATCCTGCCCAAGATGATGGCCAACCTCCTCTCAGAGGATAAAACTCTCTCCTTCGCCGGTTGCGCGGCAGAGATGTATTTCTTTCTGTTGTTTGGAGTGATAGAGTGCTGCCTGCTAGCCGTTATGGCTTCTGACTGTTACAGTGCTATATGCAACCCACTGCGCTGTGTGGGCTTCATGAACAAGACCGTGAGCGTCCATCTGGCTGCCAGCTCGTGGATCTGTGGCAGCCTTGTGGCCCTGAGCCACACAACATTTATCTTCACACTGCCTTTCTGCAGGTCCAACGTGATCAGCCACTTCTTCTGTGAGATCCCGCTTGTGCTGACGCTGGTCTGTGGGGACACCTACTGGAACGAGATCCAAATCATTGTGGCAGCTGCCTTCGTCATCATGATGCCCTTCCTGCTGATCCTGGTATCCCACATCCACATAATCTCCATGATCCTTAAAATGAGCTCTGCCAAAGGCAGACACAGCGCTTTCTCCACCTGCTCGTTGCACCTCGCTGTGATGGTACTGTTCTACGGGACAGCTGTTTTCATCTACATATGTCCCAAATCCAGCTATTCCCTGGATGTGGACAAGTTGGTCTCTCTGTTCTATTCGGTGATGACTCCAATACTGAACCCCATTATCTACAGCCTCAGGAACAAGGATGTTAAAGGAGCAATTCGGAGAATAGGAATCAAGATCTTTCCTCCAAAAATATAGGCAATTTTCTTTcagttggagaatccaccaaggaATAGCTCTGCTCTAAAGAGAAATCTCCCTTATTAGAATATACCCCTAGAGACATCTTGAGTACTGAGGGAAGTGTCCCCTAATGGAAGTTCTAAGGATAAATGGAAGCTTATATTGAActagttaaaatattttgaagtttATATTGCTATATTTTATGCAGATTTTGAATTTCAATACAAAACCATCTGCAATTATTtacccccccccattttttgttTGCATCTATATAATCCCTATTAAAATGGAGTTTGTTGTAATTTTCAAAGTTTTGATTTTCCCTTGAATATTTTTGAATTATGATAAAGTGTGAAAAGTGacaatattttttgaaaaatatttttcttatttgtCACAAATCTACAGAGCTCATGAAAGATATCAGAATTTTGGAATTTCAAACTTCTCAATGAAATTTCAAATGCCATTCGAAGATTTCCAACTCCCCACCGCTATTCCCCTGTTGTTTGACAGGCTCTAATTAAGAAACATCTCAGAGTGAAATATTTCTTATTGTAACTTTGTCCAAAGGCCATATCAGCAGAGCTTGTTGAAGCTCTTTTCCATTGAGtcattttccatctgaaaattgaGTTTGATCAAACCTGCAACATTTTACATGGGCATGTCTATTTGGACACAaagttttaaatggaaaaaagaaaacagcttGTTTAGGgtttctcatttcattttgattacCGGAAAACATACTTACCTAATGGAGAAACTTTTCACTTCAATaagattaaaatatttcatttcaatattaTCATTGCAAATGTTATACTAAAATATCACCTTTGGTCAaatttttttgtcaaattttATACTAAAATATCATCTTTAGTAGAGATGGctcaggaggattctcaggatcagctgggaagtCTGACAAACGAACatcagcaaaaagaataggagtacttgtggcaccttagagagtaacacatttatttgagcataagctttcgtaggctacagcccacttcattggatgcatgcagtggaaaatacagtaggatgattttatatacacagagaacatgaaacaatgtgtgttaccatgcatactataatgagagtga
Coding sequences within it:
- the LOC125622611 gene encoding olfactory receptor 10C1-like; translation: MKYPEGTTENYTSVTEFIILGFSNLPHMERLLFLLFISIYLITMLGNILILIFINVEPALHTPMYFFHRNLSFLEICYTSVILPKMMANLLSEDKTLSFAGCAAEMYFFLLFGVIECCLLAVMASDCYSAICNPLRCVGFMNKTVSVHLAASSWICGSLVALSHTTFIFTLPFCRSNVISHFFCEIPLVLTLVCGDTYWNEIQIIVAAAFVIMMPFLLILVSHIHIISMILKMSSAKGRHSAFSTCSLHLAVMVLFYGTAVFIYICPKSSYSLDVDKLVSLFYSVMTPILNPIIYSLRNKDVKGAIRRIGIKIFPPKI